One Nocardioides oleivorans DNA segment encodes these proteins:
- a CDS encoding sugar ABC transporter ATP-binding protein, translating to MTVTTPHEHDDPALVASGMTKSFFGNTVLADLDLTLRRGEVHGLVGENGAGKSTLMKMLAGVHTPDSGTIVVGGEQVSFSHPVQAQRAGVATVFQEFNLLLERTIAENIWLGREPRRLGRVGPVDTARMRRDTDELLAGLGVSGLKASAPVRNLSVAEQQIVEIAKAVSFDATVIQMDEPTAALADHEVELLYGIIQRLTDRGVAILYVSHRLKEVFHLCQTITVLKDGRHVATRPVGELTEAELVRLMVGRPLTTYFPDKPVDVEVGDVRLALDGVGNGYVDDVSLEVRAGEIVGLAGLQGSGRTELLETVFGVHSVARGTVSLDGRALSVTSPRQGVRARLAFITEDRKAKGLALNQSILDNTLGVVRSVFPRRTAQARRDMPGVLSNLDVAAASLGQEVQFLSGGNQQKVVLARWLSIDPLVVLMDEPTRGIDVGAKHRVYELMRELTRQGVAVLMVSSELPEVIGMSDRILVMRDGRLAGELPAGSSEESVLAMATGAAEDAA from the coding sequence GTGACCGTCACCACGCCCCACGAGCACGACGACCCCGCACTGGTCGCCAGCGGCATGACGAAGAGCTTCTTCGGCAACACCGTCCTCGCCGACCTCGACCTCACCCTGCGCCGGGGCGAGGTCCACGGCCTGGTCGGGGAGAACGGAGCCGGCAAGTCGACGCTGATGAAGATGCTCGCCGGCGTCCACACGCCCGACAGCGGCACGATCGTCGTCGGCGGGGAGCAGGTGTCGTTCAGCCACCCGGTCCAGGCGCAGCGCGCCGGCGTCGCCACGGTGTTCCAGGAGTTCAACCTCCTCCTCGAGCGCACGATCGCCGAGAACATCTGGCTCGGCCGCGAGCCGCGTCGCCTCGGCAGGGTCGGCCCGGTCGACACCGCCCGCATGCGCCGCGACACCGACGAGCTGCTCGCCGGCCTCGGCGTCTCCGGCCTCAAGGCCTCGGCACCGGTCCGCAACCTCTCGGTCGCCGAGCAGCAGATCGTCGAGATCGCGAAGGCCGTCAGCTTCGACGCCACCGTGATCCAGATGGACGAGCCGACCGCGGCGCTCGCCGACCACGAGGTCGAGCTGCTCTACGGGATCATCCAGCGACTCACCGACCGCGGGGTCGCGATCCTCTACGTCTCCCACCGGCTCAAGGAGGTCTTCCACCTCTGCCAGACGATCACCGTCCTCAAGGACGGGCGCCACGTCGCCACCCGGCCGGTCGGTGAGCTCACCGAGGCCGAGCTCGTGCGCCTCATGGTCGGCCGCCCGCTGACGACGTACTTCCCGGACAAGCCGGTCGACGTCGAGGTCGGTGACGTGCGGCTCGCGCTCGACGGCGTCGGCAACGGGTACGTCGACGACGTCTCGCTCGAGGTCCGCGCGGGCGAGATCGTCGGCCTCGCCGGCCTCCAGGGCTCCGGTCGCACCGAGCTGCTCGAGACGGTGTTCGGCGTCCACAGCGTCGCGCGCGGCACGGTGAGCCTCGACGGCAGGGCGCTCAGCGTCACGAGCCCGCGCCAGGGCGTCCGTGCCCGCCTCGCCTTCATCACCGAGGACCGCAAGGCCAAGGGCCTGGCCCTCAACCAGTCGATCCTCGACAACACCCTGGGCGTGGTCCGCTCGGTCTTCCCGCGTCGCACGGCGCAGGCCCGCCGCGACATGCCGGGCGTGCTGTCCAACCTCGACGTCGCGGCCGCGAGCCTGGGCCAGGAGGTCCAGTTCCTCTCCGGCGGCAACCAGCAGAAGGTCGTGCTCGCCCGCTGGCTGAGCATCGACCCGCTCGTCGTGCTGATGGACGAGCCGACCCGCGGCATCGACGTCGGCGCCAAGCACCGGGTCTACGAGCTGATGCGCGAGCTCACCCGCCAGGGCGTCGCCGTCCTGATGGTCTCCAGCGAGCTGCCCGAGGTGATCGGGATGTCCGACCGGATCCTCGTGATGCGCGACGGCCGGCTGGCGGGCGAGCTGCCCGCCGGGTCGTCCGAGGAGTCCGTGCTCGCGATGGCCACCGGTGCGGCGGAGGACGCCGCATGA
- a CDS encoding ABC transporter permease, with protein sequence MSAATDRTPEAPVEPTESVRRRRAARPKGARRRLDSTQLIYLVLVGVVAVSIALTANEGRNFFSQGNIWAILTAMSVLGLIAIGQTLVILVGSLDLSVPYVVSLATLVAAGGMKGLDSNFAPAVFNTLVVVALIGLVMGVLVSVFDVHGFIASLGVGLVVSGYLATNYQGSHGAAAPQLRLLGRSGIAATIPTSFIILVVAAVLVTLLLRYTRLGHHLYAIGGNRAVARMSGVRTALPVIAAHVLCSVLAGVAGLLLLSRTGVGLPTIGSQGRYDLLSIAAVVLGGTLLAGGKGSVVGTIGGVAIFAVLDNVMGVMQVNPFLKDFVRGLVIVLAVAVYARRSVVRRPPRFGADRTAAPTKGETA encoded by the coding sequence ATGAGCGCCGCGACCGACCGCACGCCCGAGGCCCCCGTGGAGCCCACCGAGTCCGTGCGCCGTCGACGCGCCGCCCGGCCGAAGGGAGCCCGCCGGCGCCTCGACTCGACCCAGCTGATCTACCTCGTGCTGGTCGGCGTCGTCGCGGTGTCGATCGCGCTGACCGCCAACGAGGGCCGCAACTTCTTCAGCCAGGGCAACATCTGGGCGATCCTCACCGCGATGAGCGTGCTGGGGCTGATCGCCATCGGGCAGACGCTCGTGATCCTGGTCGGCAGCCTCGACCTGTCGGTGCCCTACGTCGTCAGCCTCGCCACGCTCGTCGCGGCGGGTGGGATGAAGGGCCTCGACTCCAACTTCGCGCCCGCCGTCTTCAACACCCTCGTCGTCGTGGCGCTCATCGGCCTGGTGATGGGTGTCCTGGTCAGCGTCTTCGACGTGCACGGCTTCATCGCCAGCCTCGGCGTCGGCCTGGTCGTCAGCGGCTACCTCGCGACCAACTACCAGGGCAGCCACGGCGCCGCGGCCCCGCAGCTGCGGCTGCTCGGCCGCAGCGGCATCGCGGCGACGATCCCGACGTCGTTCATCATCCTGGTCGTCGCGGCCGTCCTGGTGACCCTGCTGCTGCGCTACACCCGGCTCGGACACCACCTCTACGCGATCGGTGGCAACCGGGCGGTGGCGCGGATGTCCGGCGTCCGCACCGCGCTCCCGGTCATCGCCGCCCACGTCCTCTGCTCGGTGCTCGCCGGCGTGGCCGGGCTGCTGCTCCTCTCGCGCACGGGCGTCGGCCTCCCGACGATCGGCTCGCAGGGCCGCTACGACCTGCTCTCCATCGCCGCGGTCGTGCTCGGCGGCACGCTCCTGGCCGGCGGCAAGGGCAGCGTCGTCGGCACGATCGGCGGCGTCGCGATCTTCGCGGTCCTCGACAACGTCATGGGCGTCATGCAGGTCAACCCGTTCCTCAAGGACTTCGTCCGCGGCCTGGTGATCGTGCTCGCCGTCGCGGTCTACGCCCGCCGCAGCGTCGTACGCCGTCCTCCCCGGTTCGGGGCCGACCGGACCGCCGCACCGACGAAGGGGGAGACGGCATGA
- a CDS encoding DUF6752 domain-containing protein, producing MTQVVYLHVGGPKSGTTFIQQVLDHNQAALAKAGVLVVGPRLELIHAAMAVRGDQRLADLPAAAADAWDRVTEQVREWQGDTAIMSYELFANASAEQVRTALGRLDGIEVHVVVSARDLGKAIASSWQEQLKFGITRTLDAWSPPQESSVDSEWGWRTMQPANVAARWGADLPASQAHVVTVPARSAGADELWHRFASATGLSDVDDLDLGVDRANESLGVVEAELLRRVNGSIDGRIKGGRQKSLWMRDLLAHTVLAPIGREPIGLTPAQADEAAAQADAAIAAIHEAGYQVHGDLEDLRPAPAGGRLPSEVTDGEVAESAALALADLLVWAREAGADVRTPAPSGGADEPANPVKVAVRGSLSRLASPVRDRRVARLEKRIAELEAEVEASRALHLRVATLSDVVAQLLLPAAQQDEEITMSALRTYRSRSL from the coding sequence ATGACGCAGGTCGTGTATCTCCACGTGGGTGGGCCCAAGTCGGGCACCACCTTCATCCAGCAGGTGCTGGACCACAACCAGGCCGCGCTGGCGAAGGCGGGCGTGCTGGTGGTCGGCCCGCGCCTGGAGCTCATCCACGCCGCCATGGCGGTGCGCGGCGACCAGCGGCTGGCCGACCTCCCCGCCGCCGCGGCCGACGCCTGGGACCGCGTCACCGAGCAGGTGCGCGAGTGGCAGGGCGACACCGCGATCATGAGCTACGAGCTGTTCGCCAACGCCTCGGCTGAGCAGGTGCGCACCGCGCTCGGGCGGCTCGACGGGATCGAGGTGCACGTCGTCGTCTCCGCGCGCGACCTCGGCAAGGCCATCGCCTCCTCGTGGCAGGAACAGCTGAAGTTCGGGATCACCCGGACGCTCGACGCCTGGTCGCCGCCGCAGGAGTCCTCCGTGGACAGCGAGTGGGGCTGGCGCACCATGCAGCCGGCCAACGTCGCCGCCCGCTGGGGCGCCGACCTGCCCGCCTCGCAGGCGCACGTCGTGACCGTCCCGGCGCGGTCCGCCGGGGCCGACGAGCTGTGGCACCGCTTCGCGAGCGCGACCGGGCTGTCCGACGTCGACGACCTCGACCTCGGCGTCGACCGGGCCAACGAGTCCCTCGGCGTCGTCGAGGCCGAGCTGCTGCGCCGGGTCAACGGCTCCATCGACGGCCGGATCAAGGGCGGTCGCCAGAAGTCGCTGTGGATGCGCGACCTGCTCGCGCACACCGTCCTCGCCCCGATCGGCCGCGAGCCGATCGGTCTCACGCCCGCCCAGGCCGACGAGGCTGCCGCGCAGGCCGATGCCGCGATCGCCGCGATCCACGAGGCGGGCTACCAGGTCCACGGTGACCTCGAGGACCTCCGTCCCGCTCCTGCCGGGGGCCGGCTTCCCAGCGAGGTGACCGACGGCGAGGTCGCCGAGTCGGCCGCGCTGGCCCTCGCCGACCTGCTGGTGTGGGCCCGCGAGGCGGGCGCCGACGTACGCACGCCTGCCCCGTCCGGGGGTGCCGACGAGCCGGCCAACCCGGTCAAGGTCGCCGTCCGGGGCTCGCTGTCCCGGCTGGCCTCGCCGGTGCGCGACCGCCGTGTCGCCCGGCTCGAGAAGCGGATCGCCGAGCTCGAGGCGGAGGTGGAGGCCTCCCGCGCGCTGCACCTGCGCGTCGCGACGCTGTCCGACGTCGTCGCGCAGCTGCTGCTGCCTGCCGCGCAGCAGGACGAGGAGATCACCATGTCGGCCCTGCGGACCTACCGGAGCCGGTCGCTGTGA
- a CDS encoding glycosyltransferase family 2 protein — MTAMPIELSVVVPCFNEEESLPRLVEVLTEELSALTPHFEVILVDDGSRDRTLPMLREVHAAHPRFRYLSLSRNFGKESAMLAGLSHARGDKVAIMDADLQHPPTLLAQMLPLLETGEYSQVVARRTRTDDPVVRTALSRLYYKMMNRLVEVELEDGVGDFRVLDRRAVRALLTLGETNRFSKGLFAWIGFPTAVVDYENVSREAGATKWSLRSLFNYGIDGVVSFNYRPLRMSIWLGIVVTMIAVGYALWVLVDAIVNGNSVPGYVTTICAVTALGGVQLIVLGVIGEYLGRIYAETKQRPLFLLKESSDLDAPVTSVLGREHEALEEGRATERSEQA, encoded by the coding sequence ATGACGGCCATGCCGATCGAGCTGTCCGTCGTGGTGCCCTGCTTCAACGAGGAGGAGTCGCTGCCGCGCCTGGTGGAGGTCCTCACCGAGGAGCTCTCCGCGCTGACGCCGCACTTCGAGGTGATCCTCGTCGACGACGGCAGCCGAGACCGCACGCTGCCGATGCTGCGCGAGGTGCACGCCGCGCACCCGCGCTTCCGCTACCTCTCGCTGAGCCGCAACTTCGGCAAGGAGTCGGCGATGCTGGCCGGGCTCAGCCACGCCCGCGGCGACAAGGTCGCGATCATGGACGCCGACCTCCAGCACCCGCCGACCCTGCTGGCGCAGATGCTGCCGCTGCTGGAGACCGGCGAGTACTCCCAGGTCGTGGCCCGCCGCACCCGCACCGACGACCCGGTCGTGCGCACGGCCCTGTCGCGGCTCTACTACAAGATGATGAACCGGCTCGTCGAGGTCGAGCTCGAGGACGGCGTCGGCGACTTCCGGGTGCTCGACCGACGCGCGGTCCGCGCGCTGCTGACCCTGGGGGAGACCAACCGGTTCTCCAAGGGCCTCTTCGCCTGGATCGGCTTCCCCACCGCGGTCGTCGACTACGAGAACGTCTCCCGCGAGGCCGGCGCCACCAAGTGGAGCCTGCGCAGCCTGTTCAACTACGGCATCGACGGGGTGGTGTCGTTCAACTACCGGCCCCTGCGGATGTCGATCTGGCTCGGCATCGTCGTCACCATGATCGCCGTCGGCTACGCCCTGTGGGTGCTCGTCGACGCGATCGTCAACGGCAACAGCGTGCCCGGCTACGTCACCACGATCTGTGCGGTCACCGCCCTCGGCGGCGTCCAGCTGATCGTCCTCGGCGTGATCGGGGAGTACCTCGGGCGCATCTACGCCGAGACCAAGCAACGGCCGCTGTTCCTGCTCAAGGAGAGCAGCGACCTCGACGCCCCGGTGACCAGCGTCCTCGGGCGCGAGCACGAGGCGCTCGAGGAAGGGCGCGCGACCGAACGGAGCGAGCAGGCGTGA
- a CDS encoding acyl-CoA dehydrogenase family protein, whose protein sequence is MPRLCQTDGLSEDQTEILKAVRQFVDEQIIPVAQELEHADEYPTEIIEGLKELGVFGLTIPEEFGGLGESLLTYALVVEEIARGWMSVSGVINTHFIVAYMLIQHGTEEQKQKYLPRMAAGEVRGAFSMSEPGLGSDVSAVATKATLADDGSYSITGQKMWLTNGATSTLVAVLTKTDEGADSVYKNMTTFLVEKEAGFGETAQGITVPGKIEKMGYKGVETTELILEGHQIAADQILGGEPGKGFFQMMDGVEVGRVNVAARACGLAWRGFELGIAYAQQRKTFGKAIAEHQAVLFRLAEMATKVEVSHTMMVKAARLKDTGKRMDVEAGMAKMVASEYANEVVEDSFRIHGGYGYSKEYEIERLMREVKFMLIGEGTSDIQKMIIGRSLLKDYQLR, encoded by the coding sequence ATGCCCCGTCTCTGCCAGACCGATGGCCTCTCCGAGGACCAGACCGAGATCCTGAAGGCCGTGCGCCAGTTCGTGGACGAGCAGATCATCCCGGTGGCCCAGGAGCTCGAGCACGCCGACGAGTACCCCACCGAGATCATCGAGGGGCTCAAGGAGCTCGGCGTCTTCGGCCTGACGATCCCCGAGGAGTTCGGCGGGCTGGGGGAGTCGCTGCTGACCTACGCGCTGGTGGTCGAGGAGATCGCACGCGGCTGGATGAGCGTCTCCGGCGTGATCAACACCCACTTCATCGTGGCCTACATGCTGATCCAGCACGGCACCGAGGAGCAGAAGCAGAAGTACCTCCCGAGGATGGCCGCGGGTGAGGTGCGCGGGGCGTTCTCGATGTCGGAGCCCGGTCTCGGCTCGGACGTCTCGGCGGTCGCGACGAAGGCGACCCTGGCCGACGACGGGTCGTACTCGATCACCGGGCAGAAGATGTGGCTGACCAACGGCGCCACCTCGACGCTGGTCGCGGTGCTCACCAAGACCGACGAGGGTGCCGACTCGGTCTACAAGAACATGACGACCTTCCTGGTGGAGAAGGAGGCCGGGTTCGGCGAGACCGCCCAGGGCATCACCGTCCCGGGCAAGATCGAGAAGATGGGCTACAAGGGCGTCGAGACGACCGAGCTCATCCTCGAGGGCCACCAGATCGCGGCTGACCAGATCCTCGGCGGCGAGCCGGGCAAGGGCTTCTTCCAGATGATGGACGGCGTCGAGGTCGGCCGCGTCAACGTCGCCGCCCGCGCGTGCGGCCTGGCGTGGCGCGGCTTCGAGCTCGGCATCGCCTACGCCCAGCAGCGCAAGACCTTCGGCAAGGCCATCGCCGAGCACCAGGCCGTGCTGTTCCGCCTCGCGGAGATGGCCACCAAGGTCGAGGTCTCGCACACCATGATGGTCAAGGCCGCGCGGCTCAAGGACACCGGCAAGCGGATGGACGTCGAGGCCGGCATGGCCAAGATGGTGGCCTCGGAGTACGCCAACGAGGTCGTCGAGGACTCCTTCCGGATCCACGGCGGCTACGGCTACTCCAAGGAGTACGAGATCGAGCGGCTCATGCGCGAGGTCAAGTTCATGCTCATCGGCGAGGGCACCTCCGACATCCAGAAGATGATCATCGGCCGCAGCCTGCTCAAGGACTACCAGCTGCGCTGA
- a CDS encoding ROK family transcriptional regulator, producing the protein MRTGELFDLLRDGRPWTRAQLAEATGLARSTVTARIDTLMRLGLVAPFGGARSTGGRPPALFALNPTARLVVGVDVGATHASAALTDLNGSILGEVDARIAVADGPEPVLAWVVESVGALLAQAGRPDEDLAAIGIGLPGPVEHSTGRPINPPIMPGWDRYDVPGHLQKHYPVPVLVDNDVNIMALGERRRHLRDVEDLVLIKVATGIGAGIVSGGVLQRGAQGTAGDLGHVRVPGADDVPCRCGNSGCLEAVAAGPALAAAVRAQGEQAETGGDVVELVRAGSQAAMAVVRQAGRDIGEVVATMVNLINPSVVVIGGQVAGAGEHLLAGIRESVYQRSLPLATEHLRIVTSRAGGEAAVLGASALAIEHVLSPGVVEAASEALAAADAEAEATGT; encoded by the coding sequence GTGCGCACCGGTGAGCTGTTCGACCTCCTCCGCGACGGAAGGCCCTGGACGCGGGCCCAGCTGGCGGAGGCCACGGGACTGGCCCGGTCGACGGTGACGGCGCGCATCGACACGCTCATGCGACTGGGCCTGGTCGCCCCGTTCGGCGGCGCCCGCTCCACCGGCGGTCGGCCCCCGGCCCTCTTCGCGCTCAACCCGACCGCCCGGCTCGTCGTGGGTGTCGACGTCGGCGCCACGCACGCCAGCGCCGCCCTCACCGACCTCAACGGCTCGATCCTCGGCGAGGTGGACGCCCGGATCGCGGTGGCCGACGGCCCCGAGCCCGTGCTCGCGTGGGTCGTGGAGTCCGTCGGCGCCCTCCTCGCGCAGGCGGGTCGCCCCGACGAGGACCTCGCCGCCATCGGCATCGGCCTGCCCGGCCCGGTCGAGCACTCGACCGGTCGGCCGATCAACCCGCCGATCATGCCCGGCTGGGACCGCTACGACGTCCCCGGCCACCTGCAGAAGCACTACCCGGTGCCGGTCCTGGTCGACAACGACGTGAACATCATGGCGCTCGGTGAGCGGCGCCGGCACCTGCGCGACGTCGAGGACCTGGTGCTGATCAAGGTCGCCACCGGCATCGGCGCGGGCATCGTGTCCGGTGGCGTGCTCCAGCGCGGCGCCCAGGGAACCGCAGGCGACCTCGGGCACGTCCGGGTGCCGGGCGCGGACGACGTACCGTGCCGCTGCGGGAACTCTGGCTGCCTCGAGGCGGTGGCGGCCGGTCCGGCGCTCGCCGCTGCCGTCCGCGCACAGGGCGAGCAGGCGGAGACCGGCGGCGACGTCGTCGAGCTGGTCCGCGCCGGCAGCCAGGCCGCGATGGCCGTCGTGCGGCAGGCCGGCCGTGACATCGGCGAGGTCGTGGCGACCATGGTCAACCTGATCAACCCGTCCGTCGTGGTGATCGGCGGCCAGGTCGCCGGCGCCGGCGAGCACCTGCTGGCCGGGATCCGCGAGTCGGTCTACCAGCGCTCGCTCCCCCTCGCCACCGAGCACCTGCGCATCGTGACCTCGCGCGCCGGCGGCGAGGCCGCCGTGCTCGGCGCGTCGGCGCTCGCGATCGAGCACGTCCTCTCCCCCGGCGTCGTGGAGGCCGCCAGCGAGGCGCTGGCGGCGGCCGACGCCGAGGCGGAGGCGACGGGCACCTAG
- a CDS encoding YfhO family protein has product MSETTTTPEPTATRGGGRRRAPVAPDEQAAPRNGWIWPVLVIVVTAVYTAIPYVITGWFYQRGDTAAQFAPTWWHFGEMVRGGQWPLWLDPQSWAGGNYVAEALFGTYNPLNVLVWLGVSFGPDLAVSTYAVKAVVMVLLALGTYLLAREYDGAPAPSAAVAIALPFSGFTLFWDAGSWPSGLMAFAYAPWVWLTFRRALRGAGSPFWAFVAGLLAVLNGNPYGTLAVITIGAALVIEGLVVRAWGGVVRLALVGIAVAAFLPLVYLPLLESSDLAVRATGALFENSGKLRPTAGDLLAASSPLHTPPIRAITGPMMVPATFLAWFVLPLLPWLRYDVLRRRARELTGLGLITLVYLAMTLGPSKLWLFRWPLRVIEYFYLGVMVVLAVLISQGLARSTMRPRLVGTGLIVVALGWLTWSQDPSALRRAALGTAVVAALTVVALAAHLVVRRTALVSLVAIGGVGVVLAMQVGVFGENASSRVWHVPSDVAALQKTFADREGRVMQFADLKPLQNKGQVAKLEKQWDTFLPGSMYHPAGVEAVNNYTGMGFVPFTRTFCMEYDGLTQACGYRNLWKVGGSGQPSLADLMKLDTIVVQTRLAEGVTPADGWTEESRDQDAIVLRHEGEQPWAGSELSWVSDGVEVASADSRTTLHERVEVTSADEGGELVFSMLAWPGWSADLDGKPLSVTRTDVGLLVVTLPAGASGTVDLTYRPPGLALGLLGAGVGTLIGLGLALASWRSSRRRKRDERPWTTAQDKPLEPRDDGPGGVTSVSRTDPAQVNGQ; this is encoded by the coding sequence GTGAGCGAGACCACCACGACCCCGGAGCCGACCGCCACCCGCGGCGGCGGGCGGCGCCGTGCTCCCGTGGCCCCGGACGAGCAGGCGGCACCCCGCAACGGGTGGATCTGGCCCGTCCTCGTCATCGTGGTGACGGCCGTCTACACCGCCATCCCCTACGTCATCACCGGCTGGTTCTACCAGCGCGGCGACACCGCGGCACAGTTCGCCCCGACGTGGTGGCACTTCGGCGAGATGGTCCGCGGTGGCCAGTGGCCACTGTGGCTCGACCCCCAGTCGTGGGCCGGCGGCAACTACGTCGCCGAGGCGCTGTTCGGCACCTACAACCCGCTCAACGTGCTGGTCTGGCTGGGCGTCTCGTTCGGCCCCGACCTCGCCGTGTCGACGTACGCCGTCAAGGCCGTCGTCATGGTGCTGCTCGCCCTCGGCACCTACCTCCTCGCCCGCGAGTACGACGGCGCTCCCGCCCCGTCCGCGGCCGTCGCGATCGCGCTGCCGTTCTCGGGCTTCACGCTCTTCTGGGACGCCGGCTCCTGGCCGTCGGGCCTGATGGCGTTCGCCTACGCACCCTGGGTGTGGCTGACCTTCCGCCGCGCGCTGCGTGGGGCCGGCAGCCCGTTCTGGGCCTTCGTCGCGGGCCTCCTCGCGGTCCTCAACGGCAACCCCTACGGCACGCTCGCCGTGATCACCATCGGCGCCGCGCTCGTCATCGAGGGCCTGGTCGTGCGCGCCTGGGGCGGCGTGGTCCGACTGGCCCTGGTGGGCATCGCCGTCGCGGCCTTCCTCCCGCTCGTCTACCTGCCGCTGCTGGAATCGTCCGACCTCGCCGTCCGCGCCACCGGCGCCCTGTTCGAGAACAGCGGCAAGCTGCGTCCCACCGCCGGCGACCTGCTGGCCGCGAGCTCGCCGCTGCACACGCCTCCGATCCGCGCGATCACCGGTCCGATGATGGTGCCGGCGACGTTCCTGGCGTGGTTCGTGCTGCCGCTGCTGCCGTGGCTGCGCTACGACGTGCTCAGGCGTCGCGCGCGAGAGCTCACCGGCCTCGGCCTGATCACCCTCGTCTACCTCGCGATGACGCTCGGCCCGAGCAAGCTCTGGCTCTTCCGCTGGCCGCTGCGGGTCATCGAGTACTTCTACCTCGGCGTGATGGTCGTCCTCGCCGTCCTGATCAGCCAGGGCCTCGCGCGCTCCACCATGCGGCCGCGCCTCGTCGGCACCGGGCTCATCGTGGTGGCGCTCGGCTGGCTGACGTGGTCGCAGGACCCCTCCGCCCTGCGCCGCGCGGCACTCGGCACCGCAGTGGTGGCCGCGCTGACCGTCGTCGCGCTCGCCGCGCACCTCGTCGTACGCCGCACCGCCCTCGTCTCCCTCGTCGCGATCGGCGGTGTCGGGGTCGTGCTCGCGATGCAGGTCGGCGTCTTCGGCGAGAACGCCAGCTCGCGCGTGTGGCACGTGCCGAGCGACGTGGCCGCGCTCCAGAAGACCTTCGCCGACCGCGAGGGCCGGGTGATGCAGTTCGCCGACCTCAAGCCCCTCCAGAACAAGGGCCAGGTCGCCAAGCTCGAGAAGCAGTGGGACACGTTCCTGCCCGGCAGCATGTACCACCCCGCCGGCGTCGAGGCGGTCAACAACTACACCGGCATGGGCTTCGTGCCGTTCACCCGCACCTTCTGCATGGAGTACGACGGCCTCACCCAGGCGTGCGGCTACCGCAACCTCTGGAAGGTCGGCGGCTCCGGCCAGCCGTCCCTCGCCGACCTGATGAAGCTCGACACCATCGTCGTGCAGACCCGGCTGGCCGAGGGCGTCACGCCGGCCGACGGCTGGACCGAGGAGTCGCGCGACCAGGACGCGATCGTGCTGCGCCACGAGGGCGAGCAGCCCTGGGCCGGCTCCGAGCTGTCCTGGGTCTCCGACGGCGTGGAGGTCGCGAGCGCCGACTCCCGTACGACGCTGCACGAGCGCGTCGAGGTCACCTCGGCCGACGAGGGCGGCGAGCTGGTCTTCTCGATGCTCGCCTGGCCCGGGTGGTCGGCCGACCTCGACGGCAAGCCGCTGAGCGTCACCCGCACCGACGTCGGCCTCCTGGTCGTCACGCTCCCGGCCGGGGCGAGCGGCACCGTCGACCTGACCTACCGTCCTCCGGGGCTGGCGCTCGGCCTGCTCGGTGCCGGCGTCGGCACCCTCATCGGGCTCGGCCTGGCGCTGGCGAGCTGGCGCTCCAGCCGCCGTCGCAAGCGCGACGAGCGCCCGTGGACGACAGCGCAGGACAAGCCGCTCGAGCCTCGCGACGACGGGCCGGGCGGTGTGACATCAGTCTCGAGAACTGACCCTGCCCAGGTGAACGGTCAGTAA